From one Neofelis nebulosa isolate mNeoNeb1 chromosome 4, mNeoNeb1.pri, whole genome shotgun sequence genomic stretch:
- the LMOD2 gene encoding LOW QUALITY PROTEIN: leiomodin-2 (The sequence of the model RefSeq protein was modified relative to this genomic sequence to represent the inferred CDS: deleted 1 base in 1 codon) translates to MSTFGYRRGLSKYESIDEDELLASLSAEELKELERELEDIEPDHSLPVGLRQKSLTEKTPTGTFSREALMAYWEKESQKLLEKERLGECGKVAEEDKEESEEELVFTGSNSEISEEVYTEEEEEEEEEEEEEEEEEGTAEKEKGINGTVNYDSTDSDNSKPKTFKSQIENINLTNGHSGRNTESPAAIHPCGNPTVIEDALEKIRNDDPDTTEVNLNNIENITSQTLARFAEALKGNTVVKTFSLANTRADDSAAMAIAEMLKVNRYITNVNVESNFITGKGILAIMRALQHNTVLTELRFHNQRHIMGSQVEMEIVKLLRENTTLLRLGYHFELPGPRMSMTSLLTRNMDKQRQKRMQEQKQQEGCDGGANLRTKVWQRGTPGSSPHASPRHSPWSSPKLPKKVQTVRRSRPPSPVVPPPPPPPPPPPPPPQKLPPPPPPPPPPLPEKKLITRNIAEVIKQQESAQRALQNGRKKKKGKKVKKQPNNILKEIKNSLRSVQEKKVEDTSRPSTPLRSAHENLMEAIRGSSIKQLRRVEVPEALR, encoded by the exons ATGTCTACCTTTGGCTACAGGAGAGGACTTAGCAAATATGAATCCATCGATGAGGATGAACTTCTCGCTTCCCTGTCAGCTGAGGAGCTGAAGGAGCTAGAGAGGGAGTTGGAAGACATTGAACCTGATCACAGCCTTCCCGTGGGGCTAAGGCAAAAGAGTCTGACCGAGAAAACCCCCACGGGGACATTCAGCAGAGAGGCACTGATGGCCTATTGGGAAAAGGAGTCCCAAAAACTCTTGGAgaaggagaggctgggggagtGTGGAAAG GTTgcagaagaagacaaagaagagagtgaggaagagctTGTTTTCACTGGAAGTAACAGTGAGATTTCTGAGGAGGTGTatacagaagaggaggaggaggaggaagaggaggaggaggaagaggaggaagaggaaggaacagcTGAGAAGGAGAAAGGTATTAATGGAACTGTAAATTATGATAGCACCGATTCTGATAACTCTAAGCCAAAGACATTTAAAAGTCAAATCGAAAACATAAATTTGACCAATGGCCACAGTGGAAGGAATACAGAGTCGCCAGCTGCCATTCACCCTTGCGGAAATCCTACCGTGATTGAGGATGCCTTGGAAAAGATAAGGAACGACGACCCTGACACCACAGAGGTCAACTTGAACAACATCGAGAACATCACGTCGCAGACCCTCGCCCGCTTCGCCGAGGCACTCAAGGGCAACACGGTGGTGAAGACCTTCAGTCTGGCCAACACACGCGCGGACGACAGCGCGGCCATGGCCATTGCGGAAATGCTCAAAGTCAACCGGTACATCACCAACGTCAACGTGGAGTCCAACTTTATCACAGGCAAGGGGATCCTGGCCATAATGCGGGCTCTGCAGCACAACACGGTGCTCACGGAGCTCCGCTTCCACAACCAGAGGCACATCATGGGCAGCCAGGTGGAGATGGAGATCGTCAAGCTGCTCAGGGAGAACACCACGCTGCTGAGACTGGGTTACCATTTTGAGCTCCCAGGACCAAGAATGAGCATGACGAGCCTCTTAACGAGAAATATGGATAAACAGAGGCAGAAGCGGATGCAGGAACAAAAACAGCAAGAGGGCTGTGATGGAGGAGCCAATCTTAGGACCAAAGTCTGGCAGAGAGGAACACCTGGCTCTTCCCCTCATGCATCTCCCAGGCACTCTCCCTGGTCATCCCCCAAACTCCCCAAGAAAGTCCAAACTGTGAGGAGGAGCCGCCCTCCATCTCCTGTggtcccaccccctcctcctccccca cccccccctcctcctcctccccaaaagctgccacctcctcccccacccccccctcctccactcccagaGAAAAAACTCATCACTCGAAACATTGCAGAAGTCATCAAACAACAGGAGAGTGCCCAGCGGGCATTACAAAATGGacggaagaagaaaaaagggaaaaaggttaaaaaacagCCAAACAATAtcctaaaggaaattaaaaattcccTGAGGTCAGTGCAAGAGAAGAAAGTAGAAGACACTTCCCGACCTTCTACCCCACTGAGATCAGCTCATGAGAATCTCATGGAAGCTATTCGAGGAAGCAGCATAAAACAACTAAGGCGG GTGGAAGTTCCAGAAGCTCTGCGATAA